In a single window of the Patagioenas fasciata isolate bPatFas1 chromosome 22, bPatFas1.hap1, whole genome shotgun sequence genome:
- the CRHR1 gene encoding corticotropin-releasing factor receptor 1 isoform X1 has product MLPGLPPALLLLLQAFLLWDCPVAASIQEQYCESLPPITNHTGPQCNASVDLIGTCWPRSAVGQLVARPCPEYFYGVRYNTTNNGYRECLANGSWAARVNYSQCQEILSEEKKSKLHYHIAVIINYLGHCVSLGALLMAFVLFMRLRSIRCLRNIIHWNLITAFILRNATWFVVQLTMNPEVHESNVVWCRLVTAAYNYFHVTNFFWMFGEGCYLHTAIVLTYSTDKLRKWMFICIGWCIPFPIIVAWAIGKLYYDNEKCWFGKRAGVYTDYIYQGPMILVLLINFIFLFNIVRILMTKLRASTTSETIQYRKAVKATLVLLPLLGITYMLFFVNPGEDEISRIVFIYFNSFLESFQGFFVSVFYCFLNSEVRSAVRKRWHRWQDKHSIRARVARAMSIPTSPTRVSFHSIKQSSAV; this is encoded by the exons GTCCCCAGTGCAATGCCTCGGTAGACCTGATCGGCACGTGTTGGCCCCGGAGCGCGGTGGGACAGCTGGTTGCTCGGCCCTGCCCCGAGTATTTCTATGGCGTGCGGTACAACACCACGA ATAATGGGTACAGGGAGTGCCTTGCAAATGGGAGCTGGGCAGCACGGGTCAACTATTCCCAGTGCCAGGAGATCCTCAGCGAAGAG AAGAAGAGCAAGCTGCACTACCACATTGCCGTCATCATCAACTACCTGGGGCACTGCGTCTCGCTGGGGGCTCTTCTCATGGCCTTCGTGCTCTTCATGCGCCTGCG GAGCATCCGCTGCCTGAGGAACATCATCCACTGGAACCTGATCACAGCCTTCATCCTACGCAATGCCACATGGTTCGTGGTGCAGCTCACGATGAACCCAGAGGTGCACGAGAGCAACGTG GTCTGGTGCCGCTTGGTCACTGCCGCCTACAATTACTTCCACGTCACCAACTTCTTCTGGATGTTCGGTGAGGGCTGCTACCTGCACACGGCCATCGTGCTCACCTACTCCACCGACAAGCTCCGCAAGTGGATGTTCATCTGCATCGGCTGGT GTATCCCCTTTCCCATCATCGTCGCTTGGGCCATCGGGAAGCTGTACTACGACAACGAGAA GTGCTGGTTTGGGAAACGAGCAGGAGTTTACACCGACTACATCTACCAAGGCCCCATGATCCTGGTGCTTCTG ATCAACTTCATCTTTCTGTTCAACATCGTCCGCATCCTCATGACGAAGCTCCGAGCTTCAACCACGTCAGAGACGATCCAGTACAG GAAAGCAGTCAAGGCCACGCTGGTGCTGCTGCCCTTGCTGGGAATCACCTACATGCTGTTCTTTGTCAACCCGGGGGAGGATGAGATCTCCAGGATTGTCTTCATCTACTTCAACTCCTTTCTGGAGTCCTTCCAG GGTTTCTTCGTCTCTGTCTTTTACTGCTTCCTGAACAGCGAG GTCCGCTCGGCCGTGCGGAAGCGGTGGCACCGGTGGCAGGACAAGCACTCCATCCGCGCCCGCGTGGCTCGGGCCATGTCCATCCCCACCTCCCCGACCCGCGTCAGCTTCCACAGCATCAAGCAGTCCTCGGCCGTCTGA